In Vibrio fluvialis, the DNA window ACAGCTGCTGCTGAGTGAAATTGATATTCTTGCATCCGGTGAATATCTCGACTTGGCGAGGGTCGTGCTGGGGCACTATCTGTATCGTCCAGAAGAATTGACACAGCATTCCGAACAGATGGCGATGAAAGAGACTCAACTCGCCCGTTGGCTCAAGCATCAGGTGGATAATAAGCAACTGAATATTGAGGATATCGATTTGGCTAATATCCAGTTGCATAGCCTGATCAAGGGCAGCTGTTTCTGGCCACAAATCCTCGGTTTGAAACCGTCGTTATCACAGGAAGAACGTAGCAAACTGGCGCAGCAGAGTGCCCAGTTCTTTCTCAGTCATTACAGTGTAAAAAAATAATTACACATCATTTTAAGTGTAAATAATTTACACATATTGCTTTTGGCAAAAAATAATGGTTGCGCTTGGTGCTTGAAGTGGATAAGTTACGGGAAGAGCAAATGACGCTGCTTTGGGAGAGGCTATTTCCGTTCGAATAGCCAGCAGCGACAAGTAATAGGAAGAAGTAAGCGATGTACCAAACTGATGATGTAAATATTAAACGAATTAAAGAGTTGTTACCCCCAGTTGCTGTACTGGAGAAGTTTCCAGCGACTGAAGTCGCTTCTTCAACGACATTTCAAGCCCGCGAAGCTATTCACAACATTCTGCAAGACAAAGACGATCGCCTGTTGGTGGTGATTGGTCCATGTTCAATTCACGACACTGAAGCGGCTATCGAATACGGCAAACGCCTGAAAGTGCTGCGTGATGAACTGAGCGGACAGCTCGAAGTCGTGATGCGAGTTTACTTTGAAAAACCACGTACCACGGTGGGTTGGAAAGGTTTGATCAACGACCCGTACCTGAACGACACTTACGAAATCAACGACGGCGTGCGTATCGGCCGTAAACTGCTGCTGGATTTGACCGATATGGGCATGCCAACGGCAAGCGAATTCCTCGATATGATCACCCCGCAGTACATTGCTGACCTGATCAGCTGGGGCGCTATTGGCGCGCGTACCACAGAATCTCAGGTTCACCGTGAACTGGCATCGGGTCTTTCTTGTCCGGTTGGTTTTAAAAACGGTACTGATGGCAACATCAAGATCGCAGCCGATGCGATCAGTTCAGCCAGCGCTTCGCACCATTTCCTGTCAGTGACTAAATACGGTCATTCTGCGATTGTGGAAACCGCAGGTAACCCGGATTGCCACATCATTCTGCGCGGCGGTAAAGAGCCGAACTACAGTGCAGAACATGTGGGTGAAATCAAACAGAAACTGGAAGCGTCTGGTCTGTCACAGAAAGTGATGATCGACTTCAGCCATGCGAATAGCTCGAAACAGTACCAACGCCAGATGGTGGTGGCAGAAGATGTTGCGGCGCAGATCGCAGGTGGCGAACACGCGATTTTCGGCGTCATGATTGAATCGCATCTGGTCGAAGGTCGTCAGGACTTGGTTGAAGGTAAAGCGCCAACGTACGGTCAGTCTATTACCGACGCGTGTATTGGCTGGGACGACACAGAAACTGTGCTGCGCCAACTGGCTGCCGCAGTGGAAGCGCGTCGCAATCGCTAACACTCAATGATTAAAAAAGGCGCTCATCTGAGCGCCTTTTTTGTTTTCATATTAAGCCTGACGGACATTCATTTCGATGCGATGCAATGCACGCTGATAGATGCTCCAGGCGGTCGCGCCCGCCAGAATATTGCCGATGAACGCCCCGATAAATAGCCCTTTCAAATCGCCAATCTGCGCGCCCAACCACAAGCAGGGCAGGAAGAAAGCAAACAGGCGAAGTGCAGAAATGGTCAGCGCGACGTAAGATTTACCCAGCGCGTTAGACACCGATACCATCAGCATACAGATGCCCAATGGCCCAAGGCTGAGCGGTACCACCGTCAGGTGCCAGTTGAGGATCGATTCCACGCTCTGTTCACTGGTCATCAGACCGGCAAGAGGCGTTGCCAGTACCAATGTCAGCAAGGCGATCAGTAGCTGGAATACCAGAATAAAACGAATCGCTATAGTCACCAGTTTTCGAATGTCCGCTATATTGCTTGAACCGAGCAGACGGCCCACCATTGGCGGCATCGACATGGTCAGCGCCAACACCGACACAATGGCAAAAAATTCAAAGCGTGAGCCCAATGCCCAGGCCGCAACAGCCGCTGTGCCGAAGCCTGCCAGTAATTTGGTGGCCAGCATTGAGGAAAGAGGCGGCAGCAGTTGGCTCAGCATTGCCGGTCCCATAATGTGACCAATGGAGCGCACACTCTGGGCAATATTCAAATCGCTCCAGTCAAACAGCATCCAATGTTTGGCCGATACCCGCGGTGCTACGATCACAATACCGATACCAAAAGCAAGAATGGTCGCAATCGCGGCGCCATTGATGCCGAGATCAAAAGTAAAGATGAACAGCGGATCCAGAATCAGGTTCAGTACGCTGGTGATCATCATCATTGTCCCTGGCAGCATGGTGTTGCCATTGGCGCGGCAAAGACTGTAGAGGAAATAGAGCACCGCGCCCGTCCACGCACTGATGACCC includes these proteins:
- a CDS encoding TetR/AcrR family transcriptional regulator; amino-acid sequence: MKKTRSELKREAILSAAMAAFREFGAQNTSMDKIAAMAQVSKRTVYNHFASKEMLVMTLLADLWQATANLMDSDKLASLPLHEQLEQLLLSEIDILASGEYLDLARVVLGHYLYRPEELTQHSEQMAMKETQLARWLKHQVDNKQLNIEDIDLANIQLHSLIKGSCFWPQILGLKPSLSQEERSKLAQQSAQFFLSHYSVKK
- the aroG gene encoding 3-deoxy-7-phosphoheptulonate synthase AroG, which translates into the protein MYQTDDVNIKRIKELLPPVAVLEKFPATEVASSTTFQAREAIHNILQDKDDRLLVVIGPCSIHDTEAAIEYGKRLKVLRDELSGQLEVVMRVYFEKPRTTVGWKGLINDPYLNDTYEINDGVRIGRKLLLDLTDMGMPTASEFLDMITPQYIADLISWGAIGARTTESQVHRELASGLSCPVGFKNGTDGNIKIAADAISSASASHHFLSVTKYGHSAIVETAGNPDCHIILRGGKEPNYSAEHVGEIKQKLEASGLSQKVMIDFSHANSSKQYQRQMVVAEDVAAQIAGGEHAIFGVMIESHLVEGRQDLVEGKAPTYGQSITDACIGWDDTETVLRQLAAAVEARRNR
- a CDS encoding MATE family efflux transporter is translated as MQNRQTITPPSLSRQLFQMTWPMLFGVLSLMSFQLVDSAFIGQLGVLPLAAQGFTLPIQMIIIGIQVGLGIATTAVISRALGAGQDKYAKQLGGLVVAMGSIGVAVFGVALYLLRHPILSLLSAPESVFTIIDSYWIWWVISAWTGAVLYFLYSLCRANGNTMLPGTMMMITSVLNLILDPLFIFTFDLGINGAAIATILAFGIGIVIVAPRVSAKHWMLFDWSDLNIAQSVRSIGHIMGPAMLSQLLPPLSSMLATKLLAGFGTAAVAAWALGSRFEFFAIVSVLALTMSMPPMVGRLLGSSNIADIRKLVTIAIRFILVFQLLIALLTLVLATPLAGLMTSEQSVESILNWHLTVVPLSLGPLGICMLMVSVSNALGKSYVALTISALRLFAFFLPCLWLGAQIGDLKGLFIGAFIGNILAGATAWSIYQRALHRIEMNVRQA